In Polaribacter sp. L3A8, a genomic segment contains:
- the apaG gene encoding Co2+/Mg2+ efflux protein ApaG has translation MINQITKGIKISVDTKYKGTNYRNNRLHHIFGYVITIENKSTETVKLTDRFWKIFDTLSNTEIVSGEGVVGQTPVLKPNDIYTYSSGCFLESNIGAMKGFYTMINLDTFEQFKVIIPTFQLTAQSTQN, from the coding sequence ATGATAAACCAAATTACAAAAGGGATAAAAATTTCTGTTGATACAAAATATAAAGGCACAAATTATAGAAACAACAGACTACACCACATTTTTGGGTATGTAATTACTATCGAAAATAAATCTACCGAAACCGTAAAACTAACAGATCGGTTTTGGAAAATTTTTGATACACTTAGTAACACAGAAATTGTTAGCGGAGAAGGTGTTGTGGGACAAACCCCTGTTTTAAAACCAAACGACATTTACACATATAGTTCTGGATGTTTTCTAGAATCTAATATTGGTGCAATGAAAGGGTTTTACACAATGATAAATCTAGATACTTTTGAGCAATTCAAAGTAATAATACCAACCTTTCAATTAACAGCACAATCAACACAAAACTAA
- a CDS encoding DUF3667 domain-containing protein: protein MHQVFNGLFNLDAKFWTTIIPLLIKPGKVSKDYIAGKRQRYSNPFQFYLTVSLIFFLIIGFTNSYNDFNNFREGKKASKNNFLPGIPINLKKEKDSINNLKEIDSLLTILKDSVTKKPFLKVAGKEIKIIKMLKFHKKNPQVHVDDALDSLAINKSFSNKFWYSRTKLINTILTDNSVAKKLSKQLLSYSSIALFILLPLFTLFLRFIYIRRKFTYVEHLIFVFHTQTFFFLLFSIFYLINFFKETANYMSFFLLVFLLYLYLAMKNFYGQGYLKTFIKYIFANILFVIFTSLGALFISFIAFALF from the coding sequence ATGCATCAGGTATTTAATGGTTTATTTAATCTTGATGCTAAATTTTGGACAACCATAATACCGTTATTAATAAAACCAGGAAAAGTTTCTAAAGATTATATTGCAGGTAAAAGGCAACGTTATTCTAATCCTTTTCAGTTTTACTTAACAGTTTCCTTAATTTTCTTTTTAATTATTGGTTTCACTAATAGTTATAATGATTTTAATAACTTTAGGGAGGGCAAAAAAGCAAGCAAAAACAACTTTTTACCAGGGATTCCTATCAATCTTAAAAAAGAGAAAGACTCTATAAATAATTTAAAAGAAATAGACTCTTTACTAACTATTCTTAAAGATAGTGTTACAAAAAAACCATTTCTTAAGGTTGCAGGAAAAGAAATAAAAATTATTAAAATGCTAAAATTCCATAAAAAGAACCCTCAGGTTCATGTGGATGATGCTTTAGACAGTTTAGCTATAAATAAAAGTTTTTCAAATAAATTCTGGTATTCTAGAACTAAATTAATCAACACTATTTTAACAGACAATTCGGTTGCTAAAAAACTAAGCAAGCAATTGCTTTCTTACTCTTCAATTGCTTTATTTATACTGCTACCTTTATTCACACTGTTTTTACGTTTTATTTATATCCGAAGAAAATTTACATATGTAGAACATTTAATCTTTGTTTTTCATACACAAACTTTTTTCTTCTTGCTGTTTTCAATTTTCTATCTCATAAACTTCTTTAAAGAAACAGCCAATTACATGTCCTTTTTTTTATTAGTATTTTTATTGTATTTGTATCTTGCAATGAAGAATTTTTATGGGCAAGGCTATTTAAAAACATTTATAAAATACATCTTTGCAAATATCCTATTTGTAATTTTCACTTCTTTAGGAGCCCTTTTTATATCCTTTATTGCTTTTGCATTATTTTAG
- a CDS encoding NRDE family protein codes for MCTVTYLPLGNNDFILTSNRDETPLRNTISPKKYIENGVELTYPKDELAGGTWVGLSEKKRLVCLLNGGFEKHVRKSSYKMSRGIIVKNILSADDAVSYVNNFDFKDIEPFTLILVDWKNQLETYDLVWDGTIKHFNKLPQEPKIWSSSTLYTEEMKEMRKQWFADWLLKNKKFHQDKIVAFHQNENLGTLGTSPKMKREFVETVSITSIEKRALDIKMDYLDFVNASKIMQKQ; via the coding sequence ATGTGTACAGTTACCTACCTTCCTTTAGGAAATAATGATTTTATTTTAACATCTAATAGAGATGAAACTCCATTAAGGAATACAATTTCTCCCAAGAAATATATAGAAAATGGTGTTGAGTTAACGTATCCAAAAGACGAATTAGCTGGAGGAACTTGGGTTGGTTTAAGTGAAAAAAAACGATTAGTTTGCCTTTTAAATGGCGGTTTTGAAAAGCATGTAAGAAAAAGTTCTTATAAAATGAGTAGAGGTATTATTGTAAAAAATATTTTATCTGCAGATGATGCCGTTTCTTACGTCAATAATTTCGATTTTAAAGATATAGAGCCTTTTACATTGATTTTGGTTGATTGGAAAAATCAATTAGAAACGTATGATTTGGTTTGGGATGGAACAATAAAGCATTTTAATAAATTGCCCCAAGAACCAAAAATTTGGTCTTCATCTACTTTGTATACAGAAGAAATGAAAGAAATGAGAAAGCAGTGGTTTGCAGATTGGTTGTTAAAAAATAAAAAGTTTCATCAAGATAAAATAGTGGCATTTCATCAAAATGAAAACTTAGGTACTTTAGGAACATCACCAAAAATGAAGCGTGAATTTGTAGAGACAGTAAGTATTACATCCATAGAAAAAAGAGCTTTAGATATTAAAATGGATTATTTAGATTTTGTAAATGCATCTAAAATAATGCAAAAGCAATAA
- the pruA gene encoding L-glutamate gamma-semialdehyde dehydrogenase — MARGFFNVPKAVNEPVKGYAPGSPERDELLATYKAMFNSNIDVPMHINGEEVRTGNTKNITPPHDHKHVVGQYHTADKTHVDAAIATALAAREAWSSVSWMERAAIFLKAAELLAGPYRARMNAATMIAQSKNVYQAEIDAACEMIDFFRFNVEYMTDIFKDQPTSSPGVWNRVEYRPLEGFIYAISPFNFTSIAANLPASAALMGNVVVWKPSDHQAYSAQVIVDLFKEAGLPDGVINVVYGDPVMISDTVLASPDFSGLHFTGSTHVFKELWKQIGNNIHTYKTYPRIVGETGGKDFIWVHNSSNPLQVATAMTRGAFEYQGQKCSAASRSYIPASLWPEVKKHLITQASELKMGSPEDTNNFVNAVIHEGSFDKIASYIDAAKADKDVEIIIGGNHDKSVGYFIEPTVIVTKSPKYATMTTELFGPVMTVYVYEDAAWEATLKLVDESTEYALTGAIFSTDRYIVEKASKALENAAGNFYINDKPSGAVVGQQPFGGARASGTNDKAGSAQNLLRWTSVRLIKETLTPPTDYKYPFLG, encoded by the coding sequence ATGGCAAGAGGATTTTTTAATGTTCCAAAAGCAGTAAACGAACCTGTAAAAGGGTACGCTCCAGGCTCTCCAGAAAGAGACGAGTTATTAGCTACTTATAAAGCAATGTTTAACAGCAATATTGATGTGCCAATGCACATTAATGGAGAAGAAGTTAGAACAGGAAATACCAAAAATATTACACCTCCTCATGATCATAAACATGTTGTTGGTCAATACCATACTGCAGACAAAACTCATGTAGACGCTGCAATAGCTACTGCATTAGCTGCAAGAGAGGCTTGGTCTAGCGTAAGTTGGATGGAAAGAGCTGCTATTTTCTTAAAGGCTGCAGAATTATTAGCAGGACCTTATAGAGCAAGAATGAATGCTGCAACAATGATTGCACAATCTAAAAATGTGTACCAAGCAGAAATTGATGCTGCTTGTGAAATGATCGATTTCTTCCGTTTTAACGTAGAATATATGACGGATATTTTTAAAGATCAGCCAACATCTTCTCCAGGAGTATGGAACAGAGTTGAGTACAGACCTTTAGAAGGATTTATATATGCAATATCTCCTTTTAACTTTACATCTATTGCTGCAAACTTACCTGCATCAGCAGCTTTAATGGGAAATGTTGTTGTTTGGAAACCGTCTGATCATCAAGCATATTCTGCACAAGTAATTGTAGATTTATTTAAAGAAGCTGGTTTGCCAGATGGTGTTATAAACGTTGTTTACGGAGATCCTGTTATGATTTCTGATACTGTTTTAGCTTCTCCAGATTTCTCTGGATTACATTTTACAGGTTCTACACATGTTTTTAAAGAATTATGGAAACAAATAGGTAACAACATTCATACGTATAAAACATATCCAAGAATTGTTGGAGAAACTGGTGGAAAAGATTTTATCTGGGTTCACAATTCATCTAATCCTTTACAAGTTGCCACTGCAATGACAAGAGGTGCTTTTGAATACCAAGGTCAAAAATGTTCTGCTGCTTCACGTTCTTACATACCTGCGTCACTTTGGCCAGAGGTTAAAAAACATTTAATTACACAAGCAAGCGAGTTAAAAATGGGGTCTCCAGAAGACACAAATAACTTTGTAAATGCAGTTATTCATGAAGGTTCTTTTGATAAAATTGCAAGTTATATTGATGCAGCTAAAGCTGATAAAGATGTAGAAATAATTATTGGTGGAAACCACGATAAATCTGTTGGATATTTTATTGAGCCAACTGTAATTGTTACTAAATCTCCAAAGTATGCAACAATGACAACTGAGTTATTTGGCCCAGTTATGACTGTTTATGTATACGAAGATGCAGCATGGGAAGCTACATTAAAATTGGTTGACGAATCTACAGAATATGCATTAACAGGTGCTATCTTTTCTACTGATAGATATATTGTTGAGAAAGCTTCTAAGGCATTAGAAAATGCTGCAGGAAACTTCTATATTAACGACAAACCATCTGGAGCTGTTGTTGGTCAGCAACCATTTGGAGGCGCAAGAGCTTCTGGAACAAATGATAAAGCTGGTTCTGCACAAAACTTATTACGTTGGACGTCTGTTAGATTAATCAAAGAAACATTAACACCTCCTACAGATTATAAATATCCTTTTTTAGGATAA